The genome window GTAGAAACAAAAATGGACAATAGTAGTACTCAAGGAGTAGGGGGTTTACAAAATACTTTTCTAGAGCACGCCACACAGCCACCCAGACCCCAGGCTAATTCCTCCTCAGCCCTTGGCTATTGCCAGCAGGCACTTTGTGTGCAGTGACAGGGGCACTGAGGGGTGTGTACTGTGAGCATACCAGTTTGAAAGCCCAGACAGGGGCAATAACGTGACAGACAGCTAGTCAGCGGCCAGCTGGCGTGTCACACACCAGTACCCTAGCTGTTTAGTCGCCTCTAAATTCTTGTCCTGGGGCCTTTTCTGCTTTGCATGCAGctgcatcatttttaaaaattttaaaagttacttattgattttagagagagagaggaaggaggagagatgaagagagagaaacgtaccaatctattcctgtatgtaccctgactggggacggaactggcaacctctgtgtatcgggatgatgcaCTAACTAATCGAGCATTGCCGCCAGGGCCAACTGTATCCTTTGAGTCTATACCTGCACGCCCAATACCGTCCACACTAACCATGTGTGGCTGCTGAGCACTTAGGCAGCAGGGAGACTGGGGAAcctagtttaaaattttaagtatctaaagtgaaattttaaaaactgacattcaACACAGTTGCTGGAAAATTTTTAAGCCTATCTGGAACAGCTTGGTCTATGCCAATCTGCTTTTTCAAGTTCTCTACTTTCTCTGGTCTTTCCAGTGAAGATTTAACATCAGAACAGAGAtgtgtaaaacacacactggatttTGAAAACTTGGTacggaaaaaaaatttaaaatgtctcatTGATGATATTTACATTGGTTATGtaattgaaatgataatattataGATATACTAGCTTAATTACAACATATTGTTAAAATGCTTTCCAcctgtttcttttgtttaatggGGATTTAGAAAACTTAAAATCATACATGGCTTGTGTAACATTTTTACTAGACAgtgttgctttattattattttttgcaagatacaaacagagacagacaagaagagagaaagatgaaaagcatcaactcgtagttgaggcactgtagttgttcattgatttgctttctcatatgtgccttaacccaagggctccagccgaaccagtgaccccttgctcaaatcagcaagcttgggcttcaagccagtgacctttgggctcaagccagcgaccatgaggtcatgtctatgatcccacactcaagccagtgaccccgcactcaagttagtgaacccacactcaagctgggtgagcccacacccatgccagcgacctcggggttttgaacctgggtcctcagcattccaggttgatactctatccactgtgctaccacctggtcaggcaagacagtgCTGCTTTACAGTAGTGCCTGGCATAAGtaggatattaaaaatatgtacagaaAGCAGGCCTGTGTAAATACCACCTCCTCCAGAAAGACCTCAGGCTTCCTGGAAGACAGGCTAGGTGTCTGACCCATGCCCAGTGCCTGATTTCTCTAGATGGTTGGCCTGGAGGGGAACTTCATGAAGGCAGGATGGTGCTCTTCTAGTCCTCAGTCTGGCATAGGATGGGGCTCAAGAACTGGTGAGTGGCTGGATAGGAAGAGCACTCTAGTAGCAGGTGGGACCAGCCTATAGGGCAGAGCTGAGCTCACCTTTTGTTTGTCTAGGATCTTCATGGCAAAGTGGTTCCCAGTCTCCTTGTGTTTCACCAGCATCACCCGCCCAAAGGAGCCTGTGCCGAGGGTCTTGATTCGTTCAAACTGATCCAAATGAGCTGTATTCTGTAGTTGGAGGGTTGGGAAAGTCAGGGACCCTCTTCCCTGTGGCCTGCTGGGCCAAGGTCTGGGGCATACTCTCTGCTACCAGCAGAGGGGGCCCTGGGGAGTAGGGGGGGGGTGATGGGGTGAAGACAGAGGGTGGAAAATAAGATGGCACAGGGCACATTCCTTGAGGTgagtggcaggggccagatctggccctggcctgggGCCCAGGAGCTGCTGGCAGCTGCATGGGGGGCAGGGGCCATCAGTTGTAGGGGGTGGTAGGATGGGATGGGGGATCCTCCAGTAGCTGATCAGGTGCTTCTACCCAGGAGCCCCCATGGGTGTCTAGGTACCCTCCACGGGGCTCTAAATCCTAGCCATGTCACAGGGATGAAGCTGGAAGATGAGAAGATGAGGGGGTCATCAGCTTGCCTATCCCAGGGCTCTATATCTGGGGGGCTTACCTGAGCAggattttcccattttttaagaaaatcttcTTTGGCTTTGGCTAAGAACTCTTTCACTGGAAGGAAGAAATGGGAGAGTTAGAGGGAGACTCCATCTCACTGGGGCAGGTCCAGGGTATTTCTGGGGAGATAACCATGTGTGGAAAGTGGGGTGTGGCTGTTTCAACCAGAGTCTGATTTTTCCCCCCAGGGCTTTTGGTGCCCTGGCTTTCTGAGGGCAGCTTTAGGGGGTCCTAATCTGGGCTCAGGCCTGGGCCCCCTTTACTACAGAGATGTGGGATCTAGCCTCAGCTCTTCCAAAATGGGGTGCTGGGCAACTCGGGGGTCACTCTCAGGGGGACAGAGAGCAGTACCCAGGCCAGCCCACCCCCACTTGCCCCAGTTCTGACCAACATTCCATGGCCAGGGACGAGGCCAGCCAAGGTATTTATAGCCTCAGGATTTGGCTGTTCCTCAAGCCCCTTCTCTGGGAAGGCCTGTTCAGGGTGGAGGCCTCTGGGGCTCGGGTAGCAGGCGCCCTTGGGGGGCTCAGCTGTCCCTTGGTGCCCAGCTGGCCCTATTCCCACCTTTGCCAATTCAGGGGCTCTGGCTCCAGAGCTGGTTCAAGGGAGGCCTCACCTGATGCCCACTCCCCAGAGGATCCTCAGTACCCTAAAGAGAATATCATTACCATCTGGCTAAAACTGAAGACTTCCTGTAGGCAGACCCTGGGCCTGCTGCTTTGTCTCTACTATCTCATTTGGTTAGCTTGCCAACTTTccttttgtccttctctctgtttaataatctaggaaactgaggcttgaagaGTAATTCTTGTCCTGAAGTAGCCAAGCATATCAGCTAAGGGCCAGGACTCTGGGATTGAGATCAAGTTCAGACCCCAGCCTGATCCTGGATAAACTGTGTGACTGACCTTActtacctctctgggcctcagttttcttcatctgtaaaatggggataataatagtaatggCCTGGTAGGGTAGTTGTGAGGACTGAAGGAATTAATCTTGGCAAAGGGCGTTGGACAGTGACCTGCACGAGGTTCATACTATATATCTGTCAACTATTAATTTTGCTATcaagtagttttaaaaattgaagtataaAATACAAGGGAAGAGTTAAGTGCTCAAATCTTAAATGTGTGGCCTGACAAATTTGAACATTATGGAACTGTCCTGTGAGTGCCCCCCGGTGCCAGGCACACTGCTGTTCAGGAACCCTGCCTATGTGGCAGCCCTGTGGTGAATGCTTTCTGTGCTAAGTCCTACCCTGATGGCTCAGAGCTCTCACTCTCATTGTGAAGAAGACTGACCAGGCCTGAGGTCACCTGCTGGACCCCACTACTTATAAAATTAACTACTTCACTGCTGACAGGTTGTAGTGCACCAGAGCAGCCCATAGACAGACCTGTCCTCCACCCCTTGATGTTCCTAGACCTAGATGGTTGTCACCCTGAGGGGCCATGTACACTTGTACTTTAGCCTTGCCTGTCTTCTGTGTCTCACCTCTATGCTGTGCCAGGAGTCCCATATGGCCTTCAGGTAGCTACCACTCCCCCAATGTTCCCAACATTAGGACAAAAGAGCCTTCCCTGTGGCTATGAGTGGCAGATGGAGGAGAGACCACTGGCCAATAAAAACctacaaagaggccctggccagttggctcagtggtagagcgtcagcctggcgtgcagaggtcctgggtttgattcccggccagggcacacaggagaagcacccatctgcctctccacccctccccctctccttcctctctgtctctctcttcccctcccgcagcgaggctccattggagcaaagatggcccaggcgctggggatggctccttggcctctgccccaggcgctggagtggctttggtcctggcagagcgatgccctggaggggcagagcatcgccccctggtgggcagagcgtggccccctggtgggcgtgctgggtggatcctggtcggcacatgcgggagtctgtctgactgtctctccccgtttacagcttcagaaaaatacaaaaacaaacaaacaaacaacaaaaaaaaaccgtACAAAGAGTGAccaggcagagagagggcagTCAAAGAATGGTCAGGAGTCCTAAGCTCATGTCTGGCTAGGCCACCAACTATCTGAGAGACCTCTCTGGACTTAGGGACAGCACCACATCCAATGCTTTCACTAGCTGAATCTTTCCTAACTCACACTACCTTCCTTGGACACTTCCAATGTACATAGTAATTCTGATTGAAGGTGGGGGAAATGGTGCCTTCTTAGAATCCTACCTTCACCCACCCAGGAATGTAGGGAGGAGTGCGCTCGAGAGGAATCCAGAATGCCTGGTCCCACTTCCCTTTTCACTCTCAGCTATCCCTGAGGACTGTCATGTCCTGCTTTTCTGACTTGGGAACCCTCCTGAGAGGCTCCAAAATGTGCTGCAGTCCTAGCACAGCCCTTCTCTGTCCCCTCTAGTGCCACTGGTTTGCCAGATTGGGGATGAAGCACAAGGGAAGGGCAGTGCCAGGAGGAACAGGCAGATAAAGAGGAAGAATGATGGGGAGACCCCCAGCCAGGAGCCCCCATACTCACCTctgcttcctgcctcttccagcaGAGGGTGCAATAGGGGGTGGCGTGGGAAGGGATTATCGGGAACCCATTAGCCCCTCACCGGGGAGGCTCAGGGTGCTGGCTGTGGCTTAGGTACCCAGAGGGCCTGGCGCAGGTAGCTCAGGAAACGAATAGTCAGATGGGCCCAAAGGAGAAGCTGCAGCCAGAACTGGAATGTGGTCTCTGAGTCCCTACCTTGGCCATTGTCTAACCACAGATCCATCCCAGGATACTCTGGGATCTCCCTAGAATCTTCCTTCCCTTTGCTGGGGAACCAGGAATATGCAGTTTCTGAGCTGGCTTCCTCCGGGAGGGCCTCGGGGGAaccctggaggaggagctggTTGCCTGGGAAGCATTTAAAGGTACCTGCTCCTGGATGGCCAAGGTTTGCAAAGGCCCTCCTGGCAGGAGGCAGTGGGAAGATTCTCCCCAGGATGATCCTTCTGGCTGGCCTCCCTGACCCTAGGGGAGGGGTGCTAAAACTAACTTCCTATTCCAGGGACTTCATTGTTCCCAGGATGGCAAACCCTGCCTTCCCCAGTGGATGCTGGACTACCCAGAGGATGGTATCTGATGTGCCCAGGGCAGTGTCAACTGGGCAGATAAGGCTTAGGCCCAGACAGCAGACAGGGGCTCCCTGGGAGCTAAGGAGGGCCCCGAGCTCCATTAATTAGCAGAAAGAGCAGCTGGAGAGAAAAGCAGTGGGGCAGAGggatgggagggtgggggtgcagaGCAACCCTATCACCTCCTGGTCCTGCTACCCCGAGAGAGAAATGGGTATATCTGACTTTCTCTTGTTCCTATACAGGGGTGGAGAGTGGAACAGCATCCTGGGATGTCCTTGGCCTCTGTCAAACCTTGCCCTGTACTTGGCTCTGCTCTAGGCCATGAAAGTCCAAACCGGAAACAAAAGGCTAAAcccaggagtgggggagggggagactgcCTTGAccatcttcctccttcttttcccaaACGTGGAGGGTCAGTGGCAGCTTCTCCCAGAGTGCCCAGCACACGTGGCTCTTCTGACAACAGGAAGTGGCAGAGAAGGGAAACTCAGCCAGCTGCTGACTTGTGAAACCTGCCTCCCTGCCCATGTCTTCCACTGgatgagtgtgcgtgtgtgtgtgtgtgtgtgtgtgtgtgtgtgtgtgtgtgtatgccagCCTCCATCCTGGTCAGGATTTGATGTGGACTCAAAGAGAACCTCAGACACCTTTTGAAAAGCCAGGACCACAGCAGGAAACAGGAGCCCAGACTCAGACTCCCCAGACAAATCTCAGTACTCTCTGCCCACCAAAACCTGGTTGTCCCAGGAATTCTGGGAGAGGGATGCCAAGCCTGGGTTGGGATCCCTGCTCTGAGCTGGCTGATTCCACCCGTCTGGCTTGGATCCCCTGCTCTGAACTAGAATACCCCACAGTCTGAGCTGGACCCCAACACTGGACTATACCAAACCCCATTCTGAACTGAACCTCTGTTCTAGACTAGGTAATGCCACAGTCTGAGCTGGACCCCAACACTGGGCAGGACCACTCCCCAGTCTGATGAATCCCCATTCTGTACTGGCCTATCTGACCTGGGACTCCATCTGGACATCCTCATTCTGACTTGGACTCCATCACTGAGCTGGACCCACCTCCATTCTGAGCTGAATCCCAACACTGGGCTGGACTACCCCCATGCTCTGAGCTGGACCCCTGCTTTGGGTGGACCATACTCCCTTGTCTGAACTGGGCCACCCATCATCCCCCCTGCTATTCCTTAGGTTCCCAGATCAAGGTTGTAAGGGAAGGGTTTCCAGGGCCAATGAGAAGTCAACAGCCTTTTCCTCTCCATCTGCTCCCCAACCCTACTGCAGTCCCTCCCTCATTTCAGGGGCAGAGTGCCTAGAGAGTTGCTATAGCAACAGGGGCTCACCATCGGGGCTGGAAGCCATCACTCAAGTCTTCTTCTCAGGGCACCAAAACTATGGTGGCTGGGAAGGCTCAAGAGACCTGCAACACTAGGTTGACTGCCCATCCCCAGAGACCTGCCAGGGATAGGGGGAGCAAGGGAGTTGCCAGGGGAGTGCTGGTGGGCGCGTTGGTGTTGGTGGTAATAAGAGAAACCCAATCAAGGCCAGTGGTGGCAGAGGAGGGGCAAATAGGACCCTCAAGTTTTGGTAGGCCCGACTGGGCAAAGGGAAAAAAGCTACCTTGGCAAGACCCTCTGGGGCACCCATACAACTGCCATGGCACAAATGTTTGTCTCTCTTGTACTTCTGTAGCATGTTAGAAGGCAGCAAGTCTTCCTATCCAGGGACTTCTTGGGGAAACTTCTCACTCTCAGAGTCTGGATCTGCTTGTCCCTAGGGCCTGGAGGGTTGTCTGGGGGCTCCCTTTCACTGGCCCTACACCTTCCCTTGTGGGCCAGCTCCCAGGGGTGCTGGTAAATTTGGCCAATGCCAGCTAAAGCCTGAGCCCCACTTGGCTGCCTATCCCAGGGGCCTCTTGGGGCCACTGCCCTCTTTCAATTTCTCCAGCTTGCTCAGAGCCAGGTGCTAggtctttttttctctgccctCTTAGCATCTTGCTCGAGGCCCCTGCCAGTGGTTTTGGTATCTTTGGATACAGATATCCCCCACTACCCCAGAGCTTGCTCTATACAGATTCCCACTCTGTTGAGAGAGGCTGACACTGTCCTGCCCTGGCACCAGAGGGTAGCACAGGGGGCTGGATGGTGGTTAACTAGTGCCTACTAAAGCTTGGGCATTCTCCTTACGCCAATTTGACTGTTGTATGGCAGATGAAATTCAGGTGCCCCCTGCAGGCTGGCCTGGCTACTGCCCCtaactcccaccccaccccatgctAGTTACAAGAGGGCAAATTTTGTCTAACTCCATCCTTTCAGAATCAGAGTTCCAAGCAAAGAGGGGCTTCCTTTCTTATTCTATTTCCTTCTATGAGAGCCCCTGCAAGTCTCTGGAAGGAACTGGATGTTCAGGCATTTCCCAATGTGTGATATGGGTCCCATTGGCAGGGTATGAAATAATTTTAGGGACATTTCACTTTTCTAATCATATTGTATTTCAATCTGTAGCAAAGAGAATATAACTGGCACAGTAATCCCATGATATCATTTATATTACTGCTTAGGACAGATCAAAGTTTACATCTGaacaaaagtaattcaaaatttttattattataaattaagaaaatataagtaaatagaaTAAGAATCAGGGAGGTAACTTGAGCATGTCTGGGTTGGGAAATTTGGGGGTCCAGGAAGTTGGCTGGTAGGCAGATCTGGATGTGAATACTGCCTCTGTGACACCATCTATATCAAATTCAGCGAGTTGTTTAGAAAATTCGGAAACTAGCCCATATGAAAATTACTCAAGCAGATAGATCTATGGAAACAATTTAGCCTGGCATATCCTAGGTGCCCAATAAACAGTGGTCTTATTTCACCATGATGGTCCATTCCTGCCCTGTGCTCTGAGAGAATTAGTGGTTCCTCCCAGAGCCTCTGATCTTCTTCCCTATGCAGCTCCCCAGCGCCCCATGTCACCCACTGCACGTGTTTGATATACCTGGAAAGTTTTCCAGGACTAGGTCATCTCCCCAACTTTCAACTGCAATATACAGCTAGCTGCCTGCCTCTACCTTCTACCTCCCGGGCCTCACCTGCTGGGGGCCtagcccctccctcctgcctaaTCCCCTCCAAGCTCATGTGCAGACCTTTTTTGGTCActacccacctgcttctctgtcATCAAGTACTCAGCTACAGGCACTTGCCTCCATGTTCCCTGCCCATTGGTGACATGTCAGCTCTCCCCATGGTTGCTCAGTGACTCTGAGTTCTGCCATTTAAATCTGTATGAGAATAAAGATCCCTGACTTTTATGTCTGGGTCTTTCTGGGAGGAGGCATTCAGGGGACTCAGACACTGGGGTTTGAGACCAGTAACCGGGAAGGACATATTTGGATGTAGCCTCCCTTTTCAGCTCTGACTCTTTCTGGGTAACGGGAAGTAGATCCTAGCTGAGGAGCAACTTTAGGCCTGGAGTGATAACAGTTTAAGAGCGGGACTAATTGAGGAAGGGGAGTAAGGCCATTTCTCAAGGCATTTCCAGATACAAAATTTCTTACTCTGTTCGGCTGGAAAAGGCCAACATAATTTGGGTGCTGAGCAGAGAACAAGCCTTTTTCAAGCTGAGCCCTGGGAATAATCAGAATCTGTCCCTTGGCAAACAAGTCATTAGATGACACCCATTACTCTCCTAGACTGCCATCTCAAGTCCCCTTTCTCACCATTCCAACTCAAGCTGAAGAAGCCTTGTTAAACTCAGACTCTTCATCCCCCACTTTTCATCCCGAGCCAGGAGCGGGTGAAGAAGCCCGGGGGACTGGTGAATGACGGAGCCTCAGTTGTGAAACAACCGTTTATTACTGAGGGGCCCTCCAAGGAGACTAGAGCTCACTGCACAGCAGATGGGATGgggctctgctgttgccccccaaATCCCAACCTGggaatgaagaagaaatgaaCCCAGCAAGACCAGCGCAAACTTGGCGTTGGACACACTAAAGCAGTTCTCTAGGTTCATAAACAGTGTGCTACCCCAGCCAGGGAAAGATGCTTGCTGGAAAAGATAACACAAGCAGAGAAGCAGTGACAGAGTGACAGGatgagagaggggcagaggaccCAGAAAGATCTTGTCCCCCATGCCAAGTAACACAGAAGGGAAAAACAATATTGGAGGTGGCTTGGGGAAAAGCTCAAGGGGGCAGAGTGGGTTTGGAGCGGGGCTGTGGTAAGACGAAGAGGGAAAGGGCAGGAGAAAGATGGCGGGGGCttgaggggggaggggtgtggtCACCAAGTGACCAAGGTCCCTATAGGTTGTAGGCAGATCCTACGCACTCCCAAGACTGGCAGAAGCCTGGGTTAGGGTCTGGCGGTGGGTCCCATCTATGGGACAGGTGAGTGAGGAAGTGGGGGGATTAGAATCTGGGGAGAGGGTCCAGGAAAGTAAGGAGTGGGGTGGTGACAGGGCCCCACGCAGGGCCCCAGCGGTCATACTGCCATGGTTGGCAGTGACAGctgggttttgggggggggggcgcacagTTTTTGCAGTGGGGGGCGGCCTTTGACAAGGGGAACCTTATAGGGGTCTTTTGTGGGCCTGGGCCCTAACCTTAGACAAGAAGGGGTAGGAGACGCTGGGGGGTAAGCAGAGAGAAATTGGGGGGGGCTCATGGGGGAGGGGCCAGGCGGTGATGGACAAGGCGGGGGCTGACAGCACGGGGGCCGAGATTGGGGTCACAGCCTGAGCACTCACCGCTCTCCTGCTCGCTGCCCTTCTTGGCGGCGGCGGCGTTGCCcatcgcggcggcggcggccggggCCGGTCCCGGAGCTGCGGCGCGGCGGGTGCTGGCGGCGGCCTGCGGCCCAGGAGCGCGCTGGGCGGCGGCGGGGGTAGCGGCCCCTCGGGTTGCTGCGCTGGCTGCGGCCCCGCGACCCCCGCCAAGCCCCTGCTTCCCGCGTCTCTCCGCGCCCGCCCGGGAACCTCAGCCCAAGTCCGCTGCTGCTGTCTGTCTGTGACGCTCCCGCAGCCTGCGCTCATTGGCCCAGACAGCCCTGACTGACGGCACCACACTGCCGCCTATTGGCCCTCTGCGACCCTCCATTGCCGTTATAGGTCCAGGCCCCGTGACGCATGCTGCGGGTGCCCGGCCACTCGGCCACTCGCGCGTTCGCGAGGCGCCTGATTGGCTGAGATTCGCGACAAGGGCCCCGGGCTCGCCCAACGAGATCGCCAATTGGCCGAAACGCGCAGTCCGGCCCGTCCTCCCCAGAACGTTCAGTGTCAATCCCGGGGTGAGAAGGCGGGGCGGAGGCGCAGTTTGCTGCCGGGGCTAGCCGCGCGGCGCTCGGAGGACCAGGAGGCAGTCCAGACCGGTGCAGGCCCTCCCGGCCCCGTGCACGCCGCAGTCTTCCGCCCCCGTTCAGTGCGGCAGCGGCCGCGGGCCAGCCAAGGTTGCCTCTGCGGTGCCCCCCCCTCCCCTGGCGCAGACGCTGTCCACCTGCCAGCGAGGGAGGGGCGCCGCGGGTCAGAGGTCGCCGGGCCGCCGTCATTCATAAGGCCTGGCGCAGGATAGCAGCGGCAGGGCCGGGGCTGGGCTCCCAGGAGGAGGCTGGTCCTCAGGAGCAAAGGGAAGTTGGGAGGGGCGCTCACTGTCCATCCCGTTGCTGGCGCCCACGCTGGACTCGGGCCACTGGTTCATTACATTAGTTCACACCACAGCCGTCAGCAggactattattcccattttacagatgaggaatgtGGCGCAGAATCAGGCTGAGGATTCCCTCTGAGCAATGACAAGGGAATCTGCTCTCCACGGGCAGACATAGAAAGACACCCTTGCCTTTAGGGtgccctttttatacacacagcTTGAGGGAGGTCAGGGTTTCCCACTGTACACTATTGACCTTTGGGGCCTGATTGTTATTTGCACTATAGCACACCCCCAGTTTAGCAGCATTCCCAGTTTCTCTACTCACTGGATGCCAGTAGAACCTCCTTCTCCTTCACCGATGTGATAACCAAAACCATGTCATTATGAAAAGTGCCCCCAGTTGAGAGCCACTGAAGCAGAGGAAAGCCCAAACAGAAGGTGGTAAGAGGGGCAGggaactggatgagtcagctctTCTTGACTTGGAAatgttaaagcaggggtctcaaactcgcggctcgccgaacaattttgtgcggcccacagactaatccacaaagttcaaaatattttggataaaattaagtaagcctaggggcctacttgtatttttcatttctctagcatcctagctagatattagcttagttaacagcagttgtgatgcgaactagtttctggttgttttgtgacactgagtaaactgcatgtacgattttgcttgttgtactgatttttttttgttttcgactgcagtgagaaaagtgttgcgtaacagttgccttttgtagacctagtgcagcccgcctaacggctgtgatcttgcccacatgctgagttgagtttgagacccctgtgttAAGGGGTCTTAGGTCTACAAGCCAGGCAAATCACTGCTCTGCCAATAGATTTATACAAATTCACCCTATCCAGCTGCTGTCTGTACCCATGCTCCTAGTTCGACCATACTTTCAGGGATGGAAGAGTTGGGGCCCTTAAGTTAATTATGGGGAAATGGCTCACCAGCCAAACCACTCCACCTCTGGCTGCAGGGTTGCAAAGAAAggttaagtaaaaattaaagtgTTGCTGTGTTCCTGGAGTACAATGTTAATTTCTTCCTGTGGGTCAAGGTCAACATCTGAAATAAATCTCTGGTTATGCTCTATTAACTTCGTTGCTTAAGTTTCAACAAATGAAAAGCTTTTCTTGAATCTCAGCCTGGATTACAACTGTACCACCAATTAAGACTAGAGCAAGAAGCTGagcaaagagaaaagggaaagtcaATCTACTAGCTGGGGCAAGAGAACCCCTACCCTATGTCCCAAGAAAAGATAGACAAAGCTGCCTCAGCCCATCCAAGACAAAACCAGAAAGTCTAGATGAAATGCACTTTTAGACCAACcaaacatatttaatataaaaacccTTTAATATACAAACTGTAATCACAAATAGCATCCACATAGCAGCGAAGGGATGGGGATCATTTTAGAGAGCatggcagggagagggaggttTTCAGGGTCCCTGCTGCTTCCCATGCCTACAACCACTTTGTACCCTATGAGCGCATGAGGTCCTAGCTGATCAAGGCAACCAGAGGCAGAGGGGCTGACACTGAGACAAAGCATGGCAGGTCACTCCAACATGCCATCTCCCCACAGTGGCAGCCTCCAGGGAAATCCAGATCCAGTTAGGTAATTGGAAGGTGGTTGTGACTGAGAGAAGAGTCAACAACCATTCCTCAGCATCCTGCTGATCacaattttgggaagttttccaGGGGCTATTGGATTGAAAGACCTAAAAAGCATCCTGATTCCTTGTGACTCCAGGAAGCTGGGTGGATCTACTCAGATGTTTGGGAAGGGAAAGCAATGACAGAGTCTTCAGCCCAACAAGGCCAGAACCTTGCCAGCCATTGACCAAGAAAGTCTCAAGGCCAGGGTGGTCTGTGGGAAGAGCCCTAGGTCAATGGTACTTATATGAGAGCATGGTGACACAATGGCCTGTGTGTGGAAGAAAGGACACAaattaaagagaattaaaaactgaAGTATCCGCTTTTTATAGGTCTGGGCAGTAAAGGTAAGATAATCCTTTAGGCTGAGAGAGACTTGAGGCCTGTTCTTTCTTGGGGGACTTTGACAGGCTTGAATGTAGGTTGACGGCACCAAGTCTTCCAGATAATCCCCCATGTGACACTCCGGGAAGCCCGACTGCCCCCTCCAGATGTGTTGGGAGACTGGCCGTAGTCCTGGCTTGGCCCAGGTAGGGCCTGGAGTCCCGCAGTTAGATGCAGTCCATGGAGTTCtcagggaggaggccagggatGCAGCTAGGGAGCCCCTTGACAGGGGTGCAGTTGATGGGGAGACTGCAGCTTAGGACAGGATCCTGGTTCT of Saccopteryx bilineata isolate mSacBil1 chromosome 1, mSacBil1_pri_phased_curated, whole genome shotgun sequence contains these proteins:
- the SMIM46 gene encoding small integral membrane protein 46, which codes for MDLWLDNGQGRDSETTFQFWLQLLLWAHLTIRFLSYLRQALWVPKPQPAP